In Brassica rapa cultivar Chiifu-401-42 chromosome A06, CAAS_Brap_v3.01, whole genome shotgun sequence, a single window of DNA contains:
- the LOC103849089 gene encoding PH, RCC1 and FYVE domains-containing protein 1 produces the protein MGEQHISATVPRDRTDEQAILALKKGAQLLKCRRRGNPKFCPFKLSMDEKYLIWYSGQDERQLRLSSVITIVRGQITPKFEKQAQPDRKEQSFSLVYANGEYTLDLICKDKAQADSWFKGLRAVITKHHNARSSVNLRTSRGAQSCINSPAGFIRRKQNLGLVEETPDFTQIRSLCASPSTLLEERCLWLSGSSDSFYSAESAGSDGFGPVSPYYEADCDQTGSELSKKHSSQRFYVSPPHTVTQPTARSNVLKDVMIWGATRGLIEGSKNQNDALSPQLLESATMFDVQSISLGAKHAALVTRQGEVFCWGNGNSGKLGLKVNLDIDHPKRVESLEGVAVGSVACSDHQTCAVTESGELYLWGIDGGTIGESGRQFLTRKIADLFGGSLRVYSVACGAWHTAIVTFSGQLYTYGSGTFGVLGHGSLESVTKPKEVESLKRMKVVSVSCGPWHTAAIVETSTIDRKYHNAKSCGKLFTWGDGDKGRLGHVDSKRKLVPTCVSELIDQDFVKVSCGWTLTVALSNRGTVYTMGSSIHGQLGCPRAKDKSVNTVLGNLTRQFVKEIACGSHHVAVLTSFGNVYTWGKGANGQLGLGDVRDRNSPVLVESLGDRLVESVACGLSLTAAICLHKDISLTDQSACSSCKSAFGFTRKKHNCYNCGLLFCNACSSKKAVNASLAPNKGKLSRVCDSCFNHLWRITEFSNKVKMDNRTPRMQLVTNARRLSGEWTETESQNQIQNIPQANSSSDGQPRWGQVSAPSLFLFDKMSLSLTSPEDISVSSRRPSSTKISTSSETNKIFIDEIERLKAEVRNLQKQCELGNDKIEECQREFEKTSQVAKEEAEKAKVAKEIIKAMASRLQTNKEKPNNPKTGIACNPSKVSPIFDDDSVSAPYFTPITTTCSQSKDKQIVEKCSSRESNIRLLVNASPAITRTGYMQNGTQESTAEQVEQYEPGVYITFTALPCGQKTLKRVRFSRKRFSEKEAQRWWEEKQVLVYNQYDAEA, from the exons ATGGGAGAACAGCACATCTCAGCTACAGTTCCCCGTGACAGAACAGATGAACAG GCAATCTTGGCTTTGAAGAAAGGTGCACAACTTCTGAAATGTCGGAGAAGAGGAAACCCAAAATTCTGTCCTTTTAAACTCTCAATG GATGAGAAGTATCTAATTTGGTACTCAGGACAAGATGAGAGACAGCTGAGATTGAGCTCGGTTATAACGATCGTTCGAGGACAGATCACG CCGAAGTTTGAGAAGCAAGCTCAACCGGATCGAAAAGAGCAGTCGTTTTCACTCGTCTATGCAAATGGAGAATACACTCTTGATCTT ATATGCAAGGATAAAGCACAAGCAGACTCTTGGTTTAAAGGCCTTAGAGCTGTGATAACGAAGCACCACAATGCTAGATCTTCTGTGAATCTAAGGACAAGCAGGGGAGCTCAAAGTTGTATCAATAGCCCTGCGGGGTTTATCCGCAGGAAACAGAATCTTGGACTTGTCGAAGAAACCCCTGACTTCACTCAG ATACGCAGTTTATGTGCGAGTCCATCCACATTACTTGAGGAACGGTGTTTGTGGTTGTCAGGCTCTTCAGACAGTTTCTACTCCGCGGAATCAGCTGGTTCAGATGGGTTCGGCCCAGTTTCTCCTTACTACGAAGCAGACTGTGACCAGACAGGTTCAGAGCTTAGCAAGAAGCATTCATCACAAAGATTTTATGTTTCTCCCCCTCACACTGTAACTCAGCCAACTGCAAGATCCAATGTCCTCAAGGACGTAATGATATGGGGAGCTACAAGGGGTCTTATCGAGGGATCAAAGAATCAGAACGATGCTTTATCTCCTCAGCTTTTAGAGTCGGCCACCATGTTTGATGTACAAAGCATTTCTCTGGGTGCAAAACACGCTGCGCTGGTTACGAGACAAGGTGAAGTGTTTTGTTGGGGCAATGGAAACAGTGGTAAGCTTGGTCTTAAAGTGAACCTTGACATCGACCATCCGAAACGCGTTGAATCACTCGAAGGTGTTGCGGTTGGATCAGTGGCTTGTAGCGATCACCAAACATGCGCTGTTACCGAATCCGGAGAGCTGTATCTGTGGGGAATAGACGGTGGAACTATTGGAGAATCAGGAAGACAGTTCTTAACTCGGAAAATAGCTGATCTCTTTGGTGGATCTTTGAGGGTTTACAGTGTCGCTTGCGGCGCGTGGCACACAGCGATTGTGACATTTTCTGGTCAGCTTTACACATACGGTAGTGGAACCTTTGGAGTTCTTGGACATGGGAGCCTTGAGAGTGTTACAAAGCCAAAAGAAGTGGAGTCTTTGAAGCGAATGAAGGTGGTATCTGTTTCTTGTGGACCGTGGCACACGGCTGCAATAGTGGAAACCTCCACCATCGACAGGAAATATCACAATGCCAAGAGTTGTGGAAAGCTGTTTACTTGGGGAGATGGAGATAAAGGAAGGTTAGGTCACGTGGACAGCAAGAGAAAGCTCGTGCCGACTTGTGTTTCGGAGTTGATTGATCAAGATTTCGTTAAAGTCTCATGCGGATGGACTTTAACTGTTGCACTCAGCAACAGAGGAACAGTTTATACGATGGGCAGCTCAATTCATGGCCAGTTGGGATGTCCAAGAGCCAAGGATAAGTCGGTAAATACTGTTTTAGGCAATTTAACAAGACAATTTGTCAAGGAGATTGCTTGTGGTTCACATCATGTAGCTGTGTTGACTTCTTTTGGTAATGTTTATACTTGGGGAAAAGGCGCCAACGGACAACTTGGGTTAGGCGATGTTAGAGATAGAAACTCGCCGGTTCTTGTTGAGTCTTTAGGAGACAGGTTGGTGGAAAGTGTAGCTTGTGGGTTGAGTTTAACGGCTGCGATTTGCTTACACAAAGACATCTCTTTGACTGATCAAAGCGCTTGCAGTTCTTGCAAGTCAGCTTTTGGATTCACAAGGAAGAAACATAACTGTTACAACTGTGGTCTCTTGTTCTGCAATGCATGTAGTAGCAAGAAAGCAGTTAATGCTTCCTTGGCACCAAACAAGGGCAAACTTTCTCGAGTCTGCGATTCTTGCTTCAATCATCTATGGAGAATAACAGAGTTTTCAAACAAGGTTAAGATGGACAATCGAACTCCAAGGATGCAGTTGGTTACTAATGCACGAAGGTTATCTGGCGAATGGACAGAAACTGAATCACAGAATCAGATTCAGAATATTCCACAAGCTAATAGTTCTTCAGATGGACAGCCTCGATGGGGACAAGTCTCTGCTccttctctgtttctttttgACAAAATGTCACTATCTTTGACAAGTCCTGAGGATATATCAGTCTCATCCAGAAGACCATCTTCTACAAAGATCTCGACCTCGTCTGAGACGAACAAGATCTTTATCGACGAAATCGAAAGGCTAAAGGCCGAG GTAAGAAATCTCCAGAAGCAGTGTGAACTTGGTAACGATAAGATTGAAGAATGTCAAAGAGAGTTTGAGAAGACATCACAAGTTGCTAAAGAAGAAGCTGAGAAGGCTAAAGTTGCTAAAGAGATAATAAAAGCTATGGCCTCAAgg CTTCAGACGAACAAGGAGAAACCGAACAATCCTAAGACTGGCATTGCATGCAATCCGTCTAAAGTCTCGCCCATCTTTGATGATGATTCAGTTTCCGCTCCATATTTCACACCAATTACCACGACTTGTTCACAATCCAAAGACAAACAAATTGTAGAAAAATGTTCAAGCCGTGAAAGCAACATTAGGCTATTGGTAAATGCATCGCCAGCCATCACAAGAACAGGGTATATGCAAAATGGAACACAAGAATCGACAGCAGAACAAGTAGAGCAATATGAGCCCGGTGTATATATAACTTTCACGGCCTTGCCTTGCGGTCAGAAGACGCTTAAACGCGTACGATTTAG TCGAAAGAGGTTTTCAGAGAAGGAAGCACAAAGATGGTGGGAGGAGAAACAAGTTTTAGTCTATAACCAGTATGATGCTGAAGCATGA